A window of Bacillota bacterium genomic DNA:
ATTCGGTTCCTGCGTTAAGAGGTTCTGCGCCGCTATCTTCGGGCGGTGTAAAGCCGTTTGTTCCCGTACAGTCTGTCGACGACCGCGTCCACGTCAGTCCGCGACAAGCTCGTGGTGAGCTTCGCGTCCGCGCCCAGACAAACCGCCAGGAGCTGCATGTAATGGAGCACCGGTATCTCAAAGTAGATCCGGCCCTTCTTCTGGAGGAAGTCCTGCGCCGTATCCAGCTGAATCAGGCAGGAACTGCAGCCGGTGACGATCAGGTCGGGATTGATCTCTTCCTTCATTGAGATCAGCTTTCGTTCCACGAGCCTGAAGGATTTCTCCATGTCCGTGTTGCGCATGGCCCCCATACCGCAGCAGTCGAGCATCTGCTTGTAATTCGGGGCCGTTGCTCCCATCGCTTCGCATAGTTCGCGAAGGACCCTGGGGTGGAAAGCGTTCTCTTCCTGGTCGTGAAAGACCACTTCGGGCCACAGAGAAAGGCAGCCGGGCTGGATTGCGACCACGAGCCCGTCAAGCCTGTGTTTCAGCAGGCTCTTAACTTTCTCGGGGCCGATTTCCTTGTGGATATAACGCACCGCGTGTCTTATCCGGCTTGTTCCCTTGTATTCCTTGCCGATCTCCTTGAGAAGCTCGTTCACCCGGGCCTTGATCCTGGGCTGTGTTTTCATTTTATGCGCGGTCCTGGCCAGACTGCCGTGACAGGTGCTGCACACGGTAATCATATCGACGCCTTTTTCTTCCGCGATGCAATAGTTCCTGGCCCCGAGGGCGCACCAGCCGACCAGGTCTATGGAGGGCATCGTGCCCCAGGTGGGACAGCAGGACTGTCCCTCAAGGTCGTCGAGTTCCACGCCTAACACCGGGAACGTGTACCGCACCGCTTTTTCGAGGTCGGGCCGGTTGAAAGCCGTATTGCAGCCTATGAAGAAACCTACTTTCATTTACGCACCTTCTAAGAGAGTGTTGTAAAACAAATAAATCAATAGAAATATCACCTATCAGCTTTCAGTGCGACGGCATCCTAAACCGTGTCTCCCATGGGTATAATCCCGAGGTTGATCAGCACCGTTTTACGCATTATGGCACGCACTTCCTGAAGCGATTCCGGGTTCGTAAGGGTTGACGGCGGTTTTTCGGGTAATCCGAGATTCTTCCTCGGGTTGCCGGCTTCCGACAGATAAACCGCATGTCCAAAGTCGTAAAGCGACTTAATCCCTTCAAGGGCCATGGCCGGCAGCGCGTATTCCTGCACGGCGGCCCGGCGTACGGCAAGAATTATTTCGAAGGGGTCGACATCCCTGGGGCATAACTGGGTACACCGGTTGCATGCCTGGCATGCCCAGATGGAAACGTCGCTCAGCAGCTTCTCCTTGGTGCCCAGAAGAATCGCCTGGATGACCCGTTTGTTGAAAAAGGGGAAACCCGCCAGGACAAGCGGGCAGGCAGCAGCACACTTAGCGCACTGGTTGCACTGAAAAATGCCGTCAGCGCCCAAGTTCTTGATTTCATTTGTAAACCGGAGACCTTCCGCCGATATTTCTATTTCTGTTCTTTCTTGGTCCTCAAACATTCTGCGCCACCTTCCGGTTCCTTAGCATACAACAACGTCTGCTGCCCCGATTGCTAATCTGCCCGGGAACCGGCCGTACGGTCGCTGATACCTTCTTTAACAATTAAGCCGGCCCAAAAAGGTGCAGGATGAATCCTGTGGAAAACAGGATCATGGCAGCGGCGCCGAAGTCCAAGTCACAAGTCTCACGGCGCATGTTTGGGATACTGCCAAATCATATTAAACTTCGATACGATGTACCATAATTCCTGCTTGTTCGTAGGTTCGGAATAATTTACCTGGATGTGTCAATGATTATTAATGTACAACCGCTAACCGGCCTTATCGAAGTCCGGCGGCGGGCAGGAAAGAAAAGAGTTGACAGCGGCCGGCGCTTGTGCTAAATTACTTAGGGCGTAATGTATGAAGCGCGTCTTTTTTTTACCTTAATAGAGGCGGTGTTTGAGGTGCGTATCGTTATTCAGCTTGCTTGTACGCAGTGTAAAAGACGGAATTATGCTACGAGCAAGAACAAAAAGAACGACCCGGGCAGAATTGAGTTTAAGAAATACTGCCGGTGGTGTGGGACACATACCCTGCACAAGGAGACAAAATAGATTGAGCAAGGGGCGGGATTATGGCCGTCATTAAATCCAAGAAAGAGAAAAAGGGCCGTACCCAGGCGGAAAAACCAGCACCCACGCAGAAGGGGAAAAAGGTTAAGACGATAAAAGGTTCTCCATCCGAGGATACGCCAAAGGGAGCGGTGGTCGAGGAGATCCGGCGGGGGACCCTTAAGCGTGATGTCGCCAAAAAAGACGTTGCTAAAAAAGACGTTGTTAAAAAAGAAGCGGCTAAGAAAAGTCTGGATCCGGGTAGGCTTATAAGGACCGTCAGGCAGTTCTTTGCCGGGACGTGGCAGGAAATGAAGAAGGTACACTGGCCGACCCGGCGTATGGTTGCCATTTATACCGCTGTGGTACTAGTGGTTGTGGCTATTGTAATGGTAATTATCTGGATTGCGGATTCCATCTTCAGCCGGGTCCTGCAATTCATCATTAAATCATGAAGCTGAAGCGGTTTGATTATTGACGGGAGCGATAAGTTTTAAGGAGGTGAGGGAGGGGCAAGCCTCCCTGCCGTGATTGAGTATGAGTAAACAGTGGTATGTAATACATACCTATTCCGGTTACGAAAATAAGGTGAAAGCCAACCTGGAAAAGAGAATCGCTTCCATGAACATGGGGGATAAGATTTTTCGCATTGTTGTGCCGGAAGAAGACGAGGTTGAGATAAAGGACGGAAAGAAAAAGATACTCAAGCGTAAGATATACCCCGGCTACGTCCTTGTCGAGATGATTATGGGGGACGAATCATGGTACGTCGTGCGTAATACTCCCGGCGTAACAGGTTTTGTGGGCAGCGGCAACAAGCCGGTGCCGTTGACCGAGCCCGAAGCGGAACAGATACTCAAACAGGCTGAAGGTGATATCCCGAGGATAAGGATTGACCTGACACCCGGAGAGAAGATCCGGGTTACGTCGGGGCCGTTCCAGAACTTTATCGGGGTATTGGAGGAGATAAATACCGAGAAGGCCAAACTGAAGGTGTCGGTTTCGATGTTTGGCCGCGAAACGCCTATAGAACTGGATTATTCGCAAGTGGAAAAGATAGTGTAGAAGGGGGTGTGCTGATTGGCAAAAAAGGTTCAGGCGATAGTCAAACTCCAGGTTCCCGCCGGTAAGGCGACGCCGGCGCCGCCGGTCGGCCCTGCTTTGGGCCAGCATGGAGTTAACATAATGGCTTTCGTGAAGGAGTACAACGAGCGGACGGCCGCTCAGGCCGGTTTGATAATCCCGGTGGAGATCACCGTTTATGAGGACCGCTCTTTCAGTTTTGTCTGTAAGACCCCGCCGGCGGCGGTGCTCTTGAAGAAAGCGGCCGGAATTGAGACCGCTTCCGGGGAGCCCAACACCAAGAAGGTCGGTAAGGTGCCGCGGTCCAAGGTGAAGGAGATCGCCGAACTGAAGATGCCCGACCTTAACGCGGCGTCTTTAGAAGCGGCTATGCGTATGGTTGAGGGCACAGCCCGCAGCATGGGTATAGAAGTAGTCGAAGGCTGATTACGGATGTGGGAGGAGCTTGGAACTTGCTCCGCTATGACCACAAGGAGGTATTTAAGTGCCGAAAAGCGGAAAGAAGTATACAGACGCGCTGAAAAAGGTGGACAGAACCGTACTTTACGGTGCGCCCGAAGCCATGGAGCTTGTCAAGCAGACGGCGACCGCCAAGTTTGACGAAACGGTGGAAGCCGCGATAAGGCTGGGTGTTGATCCCCGTCATGCCGACCAGCAGGTCCGCGGCGCGGTCGTGCTGCCGCATGGAACCGGGAAGACGCGCCGGGTGGTGGTCTTCGCCCGCGGGGAGAAGGTCAAGGAGGCCGAGGCCGCCGGAGCGGACGTTGTCGGCGCGGAGGACCTGATTGCGCGCGTGCAGGGCGGATGGTTTGACTTTGACGTTGCCATAGCCACTCCCGATGTGATGGGCATGGTCGGTAAGGTGGGCCGTATACTAGGTCCGCGGGGGCTGATGCCGAACCCCAAGACGGGGACGGTTACCTTTGACATCGCACGGGCTGTGGCCGAGGTAAAGGCGGGTAAGATCGAATACCGGGTAGATAAAGCGGGCATTATACACGCCCCGATCGGCAAGGTTTCTTTCGAAGCGGATAAGCTCGTCGAGAATTTGCGGGTTCTGGTTGAGGCCTTGGTCCGGGCGAAGCCTGCGGCGGCCAAAGGCCAATACCTGAAGGGGGCTACCGTTTCGTCAACGATGGGCCCCGGGGTAAAGGTTAACCTTTCGAAAGTCGTGTCCTAAAAGAAGTAATCAGGAAAAACACCGCCTCAAGCGGTCAAAGCGATTAACGGAATCGGGATGTTTTTGGAGCCAACGAAGTTTTTCGAGTCTGACCTCCTGCATCCTGCTTCTGAAAGCTGTAGACAGTTGGTGTCGCCGACTTAAAAGCATCAATATGCTGCCAACCGAGGCCTGAATGAGAAACAACGGGGTCTTTATGTCTACAGGCCTCGTTTTTATTTTCGGCTGATTTAAAAGTTTGAAGGCCGTTAGAAACGAGCATAGCGCGAAAGCCGGGGTGGGGATGGGGTGGAGCGTACCGGTCGGGTATGTGAGCACCCAGACCCAACTCGCTGCCAAAACTATGTGAAGTTTGCCAACGGGCTTCCCGAGAAGGGGGGTGGTATGGACGTGCTAACGCGCCAACGCAAAGAAGAAATGGTGGAAGAACTCACCGGAATGTTGAAGACGGCTAAAACCGTATTCATTGCCGACTACAAAGGTATCACCGTCGCAAGGGTAAGCGATCTGCGCAACCGGCTGCGGGCGGTCAACAGCACAATCAGGGTGGCGAAAAACACCCTTGTGAAGATTGCGGCGAAAAACGCCGGTATCGAAGGGATGGACCAGTTCCTTGAAGGACCGGTAGCCCTTGCCGTGGTTTACGGCGAACCTGCCGTATCCGCCAAGATATTGTCGGGCTTTATCCGGGAATTCAAGATTCTTGAGATAAAGGGTGGTATTCTCGAAGGCAAGGTGTTATCCGGGGATGATGTTAAGACGCTTGCGGAACTGCCGCCTTATGAGGTGCTGGTGGCGAAAGTGGTCGGCGGCCTGAAGTCGCCGCTTTACGGGCTGGTGAACGTAATGAACGGCCCGCTGCGCAACCTGGTCTACGTTTTGGAGGCGGTTCGGGAAAAGCAGGCGAAAGCCTCATAGGTTTAATATTTAATAATTAATAATTCAGGAGGAAACAGAAGTGGCTAAGATAGCAGAAATTATGGATTCGATAAAGGGCCTTACGGTGGTGGAACTGGCTGAACTGGTTAAGGCGCTCGAGGAAGAGTTCGGGGTAACCGCGGCGGCCCCCATGGCCGTGGCCGCTCCGGCGGCTGCCGCAGCGCCCGCGGCGGCGCAGGAAGAAGAACAGACGGAGTTTGACGTAATCCTGGCTGCGGTGGGAGACAAGAAGATCAACGTCATTAAGGTTGTGCGCGAGATTACAGGTCTTGGACTTAAGGAAGCGAAGGATCTCGTTGATAATGCGCCGAAACCGGTTAAGGAAAAGGTCAACAAAGAAGAGGCGGAGGCCGTGAAAGCCAAGCTGACTGATGCCGGCGCGACAGTAGAGGTAAAGTAACCGCTTCCCGTAACGCAATAAAAGCCTCTCCTTCCTTCCGGGACGGACGGGGCTTTTATTTAGGGACGATGAAGAGTTACTTCCCCTGCCGGGCCGGAAGTCCGGCGTATGACCTTGACCGCGGTGACCTGCGGCTGATGTTGTTATATCGTTGCAGGGAGGTTTACCCTGTGCTATAATAGCATCGGTTTTTTGTTCACGGGAGATTATTTTACTGTTTAACCTGTTCTAGGAGGTGTCAAAAAAAATGAAGAAGGATATTCACCCGAAGTATGGTCCGGCGCGTGTGGTCTGCGCCTGCGGCAATACCTTCGAGGCAGGCTCTACCAAGCAGGAATTACGCGTGGAGGTCTGTTCCAAGTGCCACCCCTTTTATACCGGGCGGCAGTTTGTTGCGGAACGGGGAGGCCGCGTGGAGCGTTTCCGTAAAAAATACGGGATGTAGCCATACCATACAAACATTACCGGAACGTTTCAAGACCACTGAAACAGAGGCTCGAAGACCGGATGAGGTATCGTTTGGCTCGGAAGTGTTTTTGCAGGATATAAATAAGGTGGGAAGTTGGTTCCTGAACGGCGTCCGGGTACGGGCTGTCGTCGGTTCCGAGTTCTCACCTCTGATTTATAAGCCGCGCGGCTCCAGACGTGAATCAACCGTATCTTTGTCGGAAATACAAGAACGGAGCCACAAGTAACAGGATTCCCAGCAGGTCCGACCCGTGAAGTCCAATATCGGACGTCGTTGCCTGGAGGGAGCTGTTTTGCAGCGGCCTTCCATACCGCGTTCAGAAAGCTCGGGGGGTAAAGTGAAAAAAGATGAAGTAGTGTACGGCGGGCAAGCGGTCATCGAAGGCGTGATGATGCGCGGTCCCCGGTCCTGGGCGGTGGCCGTACGCCGTCCGGATGAATCCATTGTGGTGAAGCGGGAACCGTTGAAGGGCTTGAGCGCCCACCGAATATGGCGCCGTCCTTTTATCCGGGGGGTAATGGTGCTTTATGATGCGCTGGTGATAGGAATCCAGGCCCTGACGTATTCCGCGGAACAAGCTGTGGGAGGCGAGGAGGAGCATCCGGTTGGCCGCTGGGAGATCGCGGCCACACTGTTTTTAGGCCTCGGTCTGGGGGTAGTTCTATTTGTGATTATACCCACAGGACTTGCGCACCTCGTGAGAGATCAGGTGCCTTCAAGCCTGGGGCAGAACATTATTGAAGGAGTCATACGACTTTCGGTTTTTCTGCTGTATATCCTGCTGGTCGGTTTGATTCCGGATATACGGCGTGTTTACGCTTATCACGGCGCCGAGCACCGGGTGGTCAACGCCTGCGAAGCCGGAGCCGACCTAACGCCGTCCGGCGTGCGCCGGTTTTCGGTCTTGCATCCGCGCTGCGGCACGAGTTTCTTGTTGGTGGTGCTGGTACTCAGCATTTTTGTCTTTTCGCTCCTGGGAAAGCAGGTCTTGTGGTGGCGTATAGTATCCCGCATTATCCTGCTGCCGTTAATCGCAGCGGTCAGTTACGAGATGAACAGATTCGGCGCGTGCAGGATGCATAATCCGTTAGTCAAAGCGATGATTACGCCGGGTTTGTGGCTCCAGCGGATGACCACGCGTGAGCCGGACGATTCCCAGGTGGAAGTGGCGCTGGCCGCGCTGGAAGCGGTGCGGGTGAAAGAAGGAGAGCATAATGTTCGAGAAACTGGCTAAACTCGAGGAGCGTTACGAGGAGCTCACAAGCATTATCGCCGATCCCGAGGTGGTGTCCGATTATTCCCGCTGGCGGGAATACGTTAAAGCAAGGGCGGAAGTCGAATCGGTCGTAACGGTCTACCGGTATTATAAGAACGTTGTCCGGGAGATTGAGGACGCGGAAACCATGCTCCGGGAAGAAAAAGACCTTGAACTCCGGGAACTGGCCGAGGAGGAGCTGGAGGCGCTGAAAGAAAAGAAGGAGAACCTTACCCGGCAGTTGGAGGTTCTTCTCCTGCCGAAGGACCCCAACGACGAGAAGAACGTTATTATTGAGATCCGGGCCGGTACGGGGGGCGAAGAGGCCGCCCTATTCGGGGCTGACCTTTTGCGGATGTATCTGAAATACGCGGAAAGGCTCGGATGGCGGGCGGAAATCCTGAGCTCCAGCCTGACGGACCTCGGCGGCGCAAAAGAAGCCATTGTCCTTATCGAGGGGCGCGGAGCTTACAGTCAGTTAAAATTTGAAAGCGGGGTCCACCGGGTGCAGCGCGTTCCCGATACCGAGGCGAGCGGGCGGATTCATACCTCGGCGGCAACGGTTGCCGTCCTGCCCGAAGCGGAAGAGGTGGATGTGGATATAGATCCCAAGGACCTTCGGGTTGATGTCTTCTGTTCGACCGGCCCAGGCGGTCAGTCGGTGAACACCACCCAGTCGGCGGTCCGGGTTACGCACGTTCCGACCGGCATTGTGGTAAGCTGCCAGGACGAGAAATCGCAGCACAAAAACCGTGATAAGGCGATGAAGGTGCTTCGGGCGCGGCTGCTGGACCGGATGCAGCAGGAACAGCAGGAAGCGATTGCGCAGGAGCGGCGGACGCAGGTGGGGACCGGCGACCGCAGCGAGCGCATCCGTACATACAACTTCCCCCAAAACCGGGTCAGCGACCACCGTGTCAACCTGACGTTGTACCGGCTCGAACAGGTGATGGCGGGAGATTTGAGCGAGTTCATAACCGCGCTTGTTACATATCACCAGGCCGAGCGTTTGCGCCGGATGGGGTAAGGCATTTTTGCGGGGACGGGTTGATGCAGTTACAGGAAATGCTGAAAAAAGGGACCGCAGAGCTTATAACGGCCGGTATCGAATCCCCGCGCCTCGACGCCGAGGTGCTTCTGGCGGCGGCTCTTCGCTGCGAAAAAACGTTGTTTTATCGGGAACCGGGCCACCGCGTCACTCGGGAAGAGGCGGTGGCTTTTACGTCGTTTGTCCGGAGGCGGGCCGCGCATGAACCGATCGCTTATATCACCGGTGAGAAGGAGTTCATGGGATTAACCTTCAACGTATCCGCGGCGGTCCTGATCCCGAGGCCCGAAACCGAAATCATGGTGGAAACGGCCTGCACCCTGCTTCAGGGAATTGAATCGCCCGTATCGGTCGATGTGGGTACCGGGAGCGGCGCCGTGGCGGTCAGCCTTGCCGTTCTGGTGCCGGGTACGCTTGTCCTGGCGTCTGATATCGGGCCGGGGGTTGAGGCGGTGGCTAAGGGCAACGCCGCGCGGCACGGGGTGGCCGACAGGGTAGCCTTTTACCGGGGCGACTTGTTGGCGCCGTTTCTGGCCGGAGCGTATTCTTTTGACCTGGTCACGGCCAACCTCCCGTATGTTCCCGCCGGGGAATTGGCGGGACTGCCGGAGGAGGTGCGGCATGAACCGAGGTCCGCTCTTGACGGGGGCTCCGACGGATTAGACCTGTACCGCCGGCTGGTTCCCCAGGCGGAGAAGCTTGTGAAGCCCGGCGGTTACCTCCTGATGGAAATCGGCCCCGGGCAGGGGAAGGCGGCGCTTGAACTCTTGAATTCCGCGGCGTGGGAAGCGGTCATTAAACCGGACCTGGCCGGACGGGAACGTCTGGTGGTGGCGCGGCGCAGGGTTTGACCCGCGGAATTTCATGCTTCCGGGAGGCAAAACTGTCCTGGGTTATTAAGACGCTGTGATATACTACATTGAAAAAAGGTGACGGTTTTAAAGCGTTATGCCTGAAACAACTGTCTGGCGGGTTGACGGCAGCCGCCCCGATAACGTGGTGCTCTCCAAGGCCGGGGCATTGATCGCCCGGGGCCGACTGGTGGCCTTTCCTACGGAAACGGTATACGGGATAGGGGTGAACGCCCTCGACGAGGCCGCGGTCCGGGCTCTTTTCGCCGCAAAAGGACGGCCGGCTGATAACCCGTTAATCCTTCATCTGGCCGCGCCGGAGGATGTGACCGCATACGTCGGGGAGGTTACGGCGCTT
This region includes:
- the rplA gene encoding 50S ribosomal protein L1 encodes the protein MPKSGKKYTDALKKVDRTVLYGAPEAMELVKQTATAKFDETVEAAIRLGVDPRHADQQVRGAVVLPHGTGKTRRVVVFARGEKVKEAEAAGADVVGAEDLIARVQGGWFDFDVAIATPDVMGMVGKVGRILGPRGLMPNPKTGTVTFDIARAVAEVKAGKIEYRVDKAGIIHAPIGKVSFEADKLVENLRVLVEALVRAKPAAAKGQYLKGATVSSTMGPGVKVNLSKVVS
- the rplL gene encoding 50S ribosomal protein L7/L12 — translated: MAKIAEIMDSIKGLTVVELAELVKALEEEFGVTAAAPMAVAAPAAAAAPAAAQEEEQTEFDVILAAVGDKKINVIKVVREITGLGLKEAKDLVDNAPKPVKEKVNKEEAEAVKAKLTDAGATVEVK
- the rpmG gene encoding 50S ribosomal protein L33, which gives rise to MRIVIQLACTQCKRRNYATSKNKKNDPGRIEFKKYCRWCGTHTLHKETK
- the rplJ gene encoding 50S ribosomal protein L10, whose product is MDVLTRQRKEEMVEELTGMLKTAKTVFIADYKGITVARVSDLRNRLRAVNSTIRVAKNTLVKIAAKNAGIEGMDQFLEGPVALAVVYGEPAVSAKILSGFIREFKILEIKGGILEGKVLSGDDVKTLAELPPYEVLVAKVVGGLKSPLYGLVNVMNGPLRNLVYVLEAVREKQAKAS
- the rplK gene encoding 50S ribosomal protein L11, which gives rise to MAKKVQAIVKLQVPAGKATPAPPVGPALGQHGVNIMAFVKEYNERTAAQAGLIIPVEITVYEDRSFSFVCKTPPAAVLLKKAAGIETASGEPNTKKVGKVPRSKVKEIAELKMPDLNAASLEAAMRMVEGTARSMGIEVVEG
- the secE gene encoding preprotein translocase subunit SecE — encoded protein: MAVIKSKKEKKGRTQAEKPAPTQKGKKVKTIKGSPSEDTPKGAVVEEIRRGTLKRDVAKKDVAKKDVVKKEAAKKSLDPGRLIRTVRQFFAGTWQEMKKVHWPTRRMVAIYTAVVLVVVAIVMVIIWIADSIFSRVLQFIIKS
- a CDS encoding CoB--CoM heterodisulfide reductase iron-sulfur subunit B family protein, producing the protein MKVGFFIGCNTAFNRPDLEKAVRYTFPVLGVELDDLEGQSCCPTWGTMPSIDLVGWCALGARNYCIAEEKGVDMITVCSTCHGSLARTAHKMKTQPRIKARVNELLKEIGKEYKGTSRIRHAVRYIHKEIGPEKVKSLLKHRLDGLVVAIQPGCLSLWPEVVFHDQEENAFHPRVLRELCEAMGATAPNYKQMLDCCGMGAMRNTDMEKSFRLVERKLISMKEEINPDLIVTGCSSCLIQLDTAQDFLQKKGRIYFEIPVLHYMQLLAVCLGADAKLTTSLSRTDVDAVVDRLYGNKRLYTARR
- the nusG gene encoding transcription termination/antitermination protein NusG, translating into MSKQWYVIHTYSGYENKVKANLEKRIASMNMGDKIFRIVVPEEDEVEIKDGKKKILKRKIYPGYVLVEMIMGDESWYVVRNTPGVTGFVGSGNKPVPLTEPEAEQILKQAEGDIPRIRIDLTPGEKIRVTSGPFQNFIGVLEEINTEKAKLKVSVSMFGRETPIELDYSQVEKIV
- a CDS encoding DUF1385 domain-containing protein — translated: MKKDEVVYGGQAVIEGVMMRGPRSWAVAVRRPDESIVVKREPLKGLSAHRIWRRPFIRGVMVLYDALVIGIQALTYSAEQAVGGEEEHPVGRWEIAATLFLGLGLGVVLFVIIPTGLAHLVRDQVPSSLGQNIIEGVIRLSVFLLYILLVGLIPDIRRVYAYHGAEHRVVNACEAGADLTPSGVRRFSVLHPRCGTSFLLVVLVLSIFVFSLLGKQVLWWRIVSRIILLPLIAAVSYEMNRFGACRMHNPLVKAMITPGLWLQRMTTREPDDSQVEVALAALEAVRVKEGEHNVRETG
- the rpmE gene encoding 50S ribosomal protein L31, yielding MKKDIHPKYGPARVVCACGNTFEAGSTKQELRVEVCSKCHPFYTGRQFVAERGGRVERFRKKYGM
- the prfA gene encoding peptide chain release factor 1 codes for the protein MFEKLAKLEERYEELTSIIADPEVVSDYSRWREYVKARAEVESVVTVYRYYKNVVREIEDAETMLREEKDLELRELAEEELEALKEKKENLTRQLEVLLLPKDPNDEKNVIIEIRAGTGGEEAALFGADLLRMYLKYAERLGWRAEILSSSLTDLGGAKEAIVLIEGRGAYSQLKFESGVHRVQRVPDTEASGRIHTSAATVAVLPEAEEVDVDIDPKDLRVDVFCSTGPGGQSVNTTQSAVRVTHVPTGIVVSCQDEKSQHKNRDKAMKVLRARLLDRMQQEQQEAIAQERRTQVGTGDRSERIRTYNFPQNRVSDHRVNLTLYRLEQVMAGDLSEFITALVTYHQAERLRRMG
- a CDS encoding 4Fe-4S dicluster domain-containing protein — encoded protein: MFEDQERTEIEISAEGLRFTNEIKNLGADGIFQCNQCAKCAAACPLVLAGFPFFNKRVIQAILLGTKEKLLSDVSIWACQACNRCTQLCPRDVDPFEIILAVRRAAVQEYALPAMALEGIKSLYDFGHAVYLSEAGNPRKNLGLPEKPPSTLTNPESLQEVRAIMRKTVLINLGIIPMGDTV
- the prmC gene encoding peptide chain release factor N(5)-glutamine methyltransferase; its protein translation is MQLQEMLKKGTAELITAGIESPRLDAEVLLAAALRCEKTLFYREPGHRVTREEAVAFTSFVRRRAAHEPIAYITGEKEFMGLTFNVSAAVLIPRPETEIMVETACTLLQGIESPVSVDVGTGSGAVAVSLAVLVPGTLVLASDIGPGVEAVAKGNAARHGVADRVAFYRGDLLAPFLAGAYSFDLVTANLPYVPAGELAGLPEEVRHEPRSALDGGSDGLDLYRRLVPQAEKLVKPGGYLLMEIGPGQGKAALELLNSAAWEAVIKPDLAGRERLVVARRRV